The following coding sequences lie in one Mucilaginibacter sp. KACC 22773 genomic window:
- a CDS encoding four-helix bundle copper-binding protein, translating to MENHDHSAIIQKLLNCVAACENCATACLSEDDVQMMTDCIRLDRDCADICALAARLLQRDSVIAHQYLVLCEEICRLCAAECGKHNHDHCRQCAQACLVCAEACHEHHQPVTQD from the coding sequence ATGGAAAATCACGATCATAGCGCAATCATTCAAAAGTTGTTGAATTGCGTAGCAGCATGCGAAAACTGTGCAACAGCGTGTTTAAGTGAAGACGATGTACAAATGATGACAGACTGCATCCGGCTGGACCGAGACTGCGCCGATATTTGCGCCCTGGCCGCACGCCTGTTACAGCGGGATTCGGTAATAGCTCATCAGTACCTGGTGTTATGCGAAGAAATTTGCCGCCTTTGCGCAGCCGAATGCGGTAAACATAACCACGATCATTGTCGACAATGTGCCCAGGCCTGCCTGGTTTGTGCCGAAGCTTGTCATGAACACCATCAGCCAGTTACGCAGGATTAA
- a CDS encoding TonB-dependent receptor yields MKLKLISFYILLFLGFGAQAHIAPHILKNLPEDVVGTLSGTITDKADGKPIIGATITIPDLRKGAVTGADGKYTFNNIPKGIYLVQVSYIGYLTINQRVDFSKTKVYDVKMQTSSVEAGEVVITGVSKATEIKRSPVPMLAVGKAYLEQRAASGNIIDQIATLPGVSAVTTGPNVSKPFIHGLGYNRVITLMDGIRQEGQQWGDEHGIEVDQNSVDRVEVIKGPASLTYGSDAIGGVVNLISPSPVPEGTIAGSVQGIYGTNQGLLNGSFRLQGNQNGLVWGTVVSAKEGKNYQNQHDGRVYGTNYKEKDARVMVGLNKSWGTSYLNASVFDDEQSIPDGSRDSLTRQFTRQITEDDAFRPIVPQSVLNSYTIPTLHQHVQLYRIYNNSNFRLGDGNLVVNLGYQYSHRREYTHPQAGDIAGLNLHLTTYTYDVKYNFNLGNDYETTLGINGQYQNNTIGDATDFPIPAYHQFDIGPFFVVKKSYGKLDLSAGARFDNRSFSSSAAYVDTLGANGFPQLYTGANPTSTPNVKTQFDAFNKTFRGFSGSFGATYNVSDAFLVKANISRGFRAPSIAEISANGPDPGSQIYHIGDKNFKPEFSLQEDIGTFLTLPNVTASIELFNNDISNYIYQQQILNPDGSPVYTQGYTTFTYVQSKARIYGGEVNVDLHPISWLHFENAMSLTYGENKGNGGPVADSLKYLPFIPPLHTHSELRGTLNGGFGDFKNLYVFVGFDHYSAQSRFFSAYGTETYTPGYNLLSAGFGGNIVNKTGQPIIKLFIEGNNLANVNYQSNMSRLKYFDNPTVPQGVRPGIFNMGRNISFKVVVPFGFNAGKKS; encoded by the coding sequence ATGAAATTAAAGCTGATTAGCTTCTATATATTATTATTTTTAGGTTTTGGTGCACAGGCACATATTGCCCCCCATATTCTTAAAAACTTGCCCGAAGATGTTGTCGGAACATTATCCGGCACCATTACCGATAAGGCGGACGGCAAACCCATTATTGGCGCCACTATTACCATCCCCGATTTACGTAAAGGCGCAGTTACCGGTGCAGATGGCAAGTATACGTTTAACAATATCCCTAAAGGCATTTACCTGGTACAGGTAAGTTATATTGGTTACCTAACCATCAACCAACGCGTTGATTTTTCAAAAACAAAGGTGTACGATGTAAAAATGCAAACATCATCTGTTGAAGCCGGCGAGGTTGTTATAACCGGCGTAAGCAAGGCCACCGAAATAAAGCGCAGCCCCGTGCCAATGCTGGCTGTTGGTAAGGCCTATTTAGAGCAGCGTGCGGCATCGGGCAATATTATTGACCAGATAGCTACGCTGCCGGGTGTAAGTGCCGTTACAACAGGGCCAAACGTATCTAAACCCTTTATTCATGGCCTTGGGTATAACCGGGTAATTACGCTGATGGATGGCATACGCCAGGAAGGCCAGCAATGGGGCGATGAGCATGGTATTGAGGTTGACCAAAACTCGGTTGACCGTGTGGAGGTAATAAAAGGCCCGGCCAGTTTAACCTACGGTTCGGATGCCATTGGCGGGGTGGTGAATTTGATTTCGCCGTCACCAGTTCCCGAAGGCACTATAGCCGGTTCGGTGCAAGGGATTTATGGCACCAACCAGGGCTTGTTGAACGGATCGTTCCGTTTGCAGGGCAATCAAAATGGCCTTGTATGGGGAACTGTTGTATCGGCCAAAGAGGGCAAAAATTACCAGAATCAGCACGATGGCCGGGTTTATGGTACCAACTATAAAGAAAAGGACGCCCGTGTAATGGTGGGCTTAAATAAATCATGGGGTACGTCGTACCTGAACGCCTCGGTATTTGACGACGAGCAATCCATCCCCGACGGCAGCCGCGATTCATTAACCCGCCAGTTTACCCGCCAGATAACCGAGGATGATGCCTTCCGGCCCATAGTACCCCAATCTGTGCTAAATAGTTATACGATTCCTACCCTGCACCAGCATGTGCAGCTTTATCGAATATACAACAACAGCAACTTCAGGCTTGGAGATGGTAACCTGGTTGTAAACCTGGGCTACCAATACAGCCACAGGCGTGAGTATACCCACCCCCAGGCTGGTGATATTGCAGGGCTTAACCTGCATTTAACTACTTATACCTATGATGTTAAATACAACTTTAACCTGGGGAACGATTATGAAACTACGTTGGGCATCAATGGGCAATATCAAAATAATACTATTGGCGATGCTACCGATTTCCCTATCCCGGCATATCACCAGTTTGACATAGGGCCGTTTTTTGTAGTAAAGAAAAGCTATGGCAAGCTTGATCTGTCGGCGGGCGCAAGGTTTGATAACCGGTCATTTAGCAGCAGCGCCGCTTATGTGGATACTCTGGGTGCAAATGGTTTTCCGCAGTTATATACCGGCGCAAACCCAACATCTACACCAAATGTAAAAACACAGTTTGATGCTTTCAATAAAACTTTCCGGGGTTTTTCGGGCAGTTTTGGCGCTACTTACAATGTATCTGACGCATTTTTAGTAAAGGCGAATATTTCGCGTGGTTTCAGGGCGCCAAGTATTGCAGAGATATCGGCCAACGGGCCAGATCCGGGCTCGCAGATTTACCATATCGGCGATAAAAACTTTAAGCCGGAGTTTAGCTTACAGGAAGATATAGGCACGTTTTTAACGCTGCCCAATGTAACAGCCAGTATTGAATTGTTTAATAACGATATCTCCAATTACATTTACCAGCAACAGATCTTAAATCCGGATGGCAGCCCGGTATACACCCAGGGTTATACAACTTTTACCTATGTACAAAGCAAGGCCCGTATTTATGGCGGCGAGGTAAATGTAGATCTGCACCCTATTTCGTGGCTGCATTTTGAAAATGCTATGAGCCTGACCTATGGCGAAAACAAGGGTAACGGAGGCCCCGTTGCAGATAGTTTGAAATACCTGCCATTTATACCGCCACTGCACACTCATTCTGAACTGCGGGGCACCCTCAACGGCGGTTTTGGCGATTTCAAGAACCTATACGTATTTGTTGGTTTCGACCACTACAGCGCCCAAAGCCGTTTCTTTTCGGCTTATGGAACAGAAACCTATACGCCGGGCTATAACTTGCTAAGCGCCGGTTTTGGTGGCAATATTGTGAACAAGACAGGTCAACCGATAATTAAATTATTTATTGAAGGTAACAACCTGGCCAACGTTAATTACCAATCAAACATGAGCAGGCTAAAGTATTTTGATAATCCAACCGTACCACAGGGCGTTCGTCCTGGTATTTTTAACATGGGGCGTAACATCAGCTTTAAAGTGGTAGTTCCGTTTGGGTTTAATGCCGGGAAGAAATCTTAA
- a CDS encoding alpha/beta fold hydrolase, with protein MKAFDHQSGQYLAIGDARIYYEVAGTSGKPILLVMHGGFGTLEDMSAIYPELYRAFTLVGIDSRGHGKSTLGTQDLTYERLQKDAELVLQHLNIEILSILGFSDGGIAAYRLAAFSNLKIQKLVTIGSSWHNKNRESNRPLYERLTAKSWADKFPATVQLYNKLNPEADFEKLASAVKKMWIDNTSSGHPNEHISKYTGPLLISRGDKDHLTKLTDVAELEGIVKNASVFIIPMAAHDAFNEQPDLVSAGIRQFLKADS; from the coding sequence ATGAAAGCATTTGATCATCAGTCGGGCCAATACCTGGCTATAGGCGATGCCCGGATATACTACGAAGTGGCAGGCACCAGCGGTAAACCTATATTACTGGTGATGCATGGCGGTTTTGGCACACTGGAAGATATGAGTGCCATTTACCCGGAACTTTACCGGGCGTTTACCCTTGTTGGCATAGATAGCCGCGGGCACGGTAAATCAACCCTGGGTACACAAGACCTTACGTACGAACGCCTGCAAAAAGATGCCGAACTGGTTTTGCAGCATTTAAATATAGAAATCTTAAGCATTTTGGGCTTTAGCGATGGCGGTATTGCGGCTTACCGGCTGGCTGCTTTCAGCAACCTTAAAATTCAAAAACTGGTTACTATAGGCTCAAGCTGGCATAACAAAAACAGGGAGTCCAACAGGCCGCTATATGAACGATTGACCGCCAAAAGCTGGGCCGATAAATTCCCGGCCACGGTGCAGCTTTATAATAAACTGAACCCAGAAGCCGATTTTGAAAAGCTGGCCAGTGCCGTAAAAAAAATGTGGATTGATAACACATCATCGGGCCATCCCAACGAGCATATTAGTAAATATACCGGTCCGCTATTGATAAGCCGGGGCGATAAGGACCACCTGACCAAACTAACCGATGTTGCCGAACTGGAGGGGATTGTAAAAAACGCATCGGTATTTATTATCCCGATGGCCGCGCACGATGCCTTTAACGAGCAGCCTGATTTAGTATCAGCCGGGATAAGACAATTTTTAAAAGCGGATTCCTGA
- a CDS encoding LytR/AlgR family response regulator transcription factor: MNLSCIIIDDEPNAVKLLEIMVGQYTKWGLLAKCYDALEAMAFLKEQKADFIFLDINMPQLTGMELAGLLSKDTKIVFTTAYSQYAAESYTFQTIDYLLKPITLERFLAAQLKIEAYFTKNQGNEKAPPAVGNEYFFVKSGKELRKILLDDIQYFEGQKEYVRLVTSTEQLLIYRRIKDIDEQLSPPFVRVHNSYIVNTRQLNKIMDNHIYIAGKQIPISEKFKDAFMGVIQQRIF; the protein is encoded by the coding sequence ATGAATTTAAGCTGCATAATTATCGACGATGAGCCAAACGCAGTTAAGCTGCTGGAAATAATGGTTGGCCAGTACACCAAATGGGGGCTGCTGGCCAAATGCTACGATGCTTTGGAAGCTATGGCTTTTTTAAAGGAACAAAAGGCCGATTTTATTTTCCTGGATATCAACATGCCGCAGCTTACGGGAATGGAGCTGGCCGGCCTGCTATCAAAAGACACCAAAATTGTTTTCACCACCGCCTACTCGCAGTACGCTGCCGAAAGTTATACCTTCCAAACCATCGATTATTTATTGAAGCCGATAACGCTTGAACGTTTTTTGGCCGCGCAGTTAAAAATTGAGGCCTATTTTACAAAAAACCAGGGCAACGAAAAAGCGCCACCCGCCGTTGGCAACGAATACTTTTTTGTAAAATCGGGCAAGGAGCTGCGCAAAATTCTGCTGGATGATATCCAGTATTTTGAAGGGCAAAAGGAGTACGTACGCCTGGTAACCAGTACCGAACAGCTGCTTATATACCGCCGCATAAAAGATATTGACGAACAGCTATCGCCGCCATTTGTACGCGTTCACAACTCCTACATTGTAAACACCCGCCAGCTTAACAAAATAATGGACAACCACATTTATATAGCCGGCAAGCAGATACCCATCAGCGAGAAATTTAAAGATGCTTTTATGGGGGTGATACAGCAGCGGATATTTTAA
- a CDS encoding sensor histidine kinase, which produces MNFIKNMPTLTRLQWVIWIAVFFIIFFSILPVDGFNHASVFTVISVAFYLLVIYGNIKFLYPRFYEKGHRVQYVIYVVLLLVIGGVARGFLIMYSYNTFFASHPEKMTFSMMLNFVVAGFMTYLLSFIFRIALAYFEIKQQSEKILVQKSQAELNLLKSQVQPHFLFNTLNNIYYEAYVDSPRTAKLVEQLSNIMRYFVDESPKDEVSINTEIQFLENYVALEKIRIRHEIDISFIQDCSPHLQIPPMLLMTFVENIFKHGIDKASIDNKIELALVQQGRYLTFETKNRIFNQKADAAGGFGIQNLRKRLELLYGNKFELTIIDGEEMFTAFLKIPLA; this is translated from the coding sequence ATGAATTTCATTAAAAACATGCCCACGCTTACACGCCTGCAATGGGTGATATGGATAGCGGTGTTTTTTATCATCTTTTTTTCGATACTGCCGGTTGATGGGTTTAACCATGCCAGCGTTTTTACGGTGATTAGTGTGGCGTTTTACCTGCTGGTTATTTATGGCAACATTAAGTTTCTGTATCCCCGCTTTTATGAAAAAGGACACCGGGTACAGTATGTAATTTATGTGGTGCTGTTACTGGTTATTGGCGGTGTGGCGCGTGGCTTTTTAATCATGTACTCGTACAACACGTTTTTTGCCAGCCACCCCGAAAAGATGACTTTTAGCATGATGCTTAATTTTGTGGTGGCCGGGTTCATGACCTATTTGCTCAGCTTTATTTTCAGGATAGCGCTGGCTTACTTCGAAATTAAACAACAATCAGAAAAAATACTGGTACAAAAAAGCCAGGCCGAGCTAAACTTGCTTAAATCGCAGGTGCAGCCGCATTTCCTGTTCAATACCCTCAATAATATTTATTACGAGGCTTATGTCGATTCGCCCCGCACGGCCAAACTGGTAGAGCAGCTATCAAACATTATGCGCTATTTTGTGGACGAAAGCCCTAAAGATGAGGTTTCCATCAACACCGAGATCCAGTTTTTGGAAAACTACGTCGCACTGGAAAAAATCCGGATCAGGCATGAGATAGACATCAGTTTTATACAGGATTGCAGCCCGCACCTGCAAATACCACCCATGCTGCTCATGACCTTTGTCGAAAATATTTTCAAGCACGGCATTGATAAGGCCAGCATCGACAATAAAATTGAACTGGCGCTGGTACAGCAAGGCCGCTACCTTACATTTGAAACCAAAAACCGTATTTTTAATCAAAAAGCTGATGCCGCCGGCGGTTTCGGGATCCAGAATTTGCGCAAACGGCTTGAACTGTTATACGGCAATAAATTTGAACTCACCATCATCGATGGCGAAGAAATGTTTACGGCCTTTTTAAAAATTCCATTAGCATGA